In Phacochoerus africanus isolate WHEZ1 chromosome 1, ROS_Pafr_v1, whole genome shotgun sequence, the following are encoded in one genomic region:
- the PIGZ gene encoding GPI mannosyltransferase 4, whose translation MQICGTRIASVAAEVILGSGPVSWQQFDMKLAARMLWGSLSLLRLVWCLLPQTGYVHPDEFFQSPEVMAEDVLGIEAARPWEFQPSSPCRTVVFPLLTSGCAFWLLRLWEEWGPWPGPVSGYVLLVGPRLLLTTLSFALDVAVYHLAPRWGAERWSALVLLSGSYVTLVFYTRTFSNAIEGLLFAWLLVLVSPRVAWSPTPEKPAPGPWWRSWLLGGIVAAGFFNRPTFLAFALVPLFLWGTYGPTNPSFRSLTKEALVLLPGAALTAAVFVAVDSWYFSSPSRPRTLVLTPANFLRYNLDPANLARHGTHMQLTHLAVNGFLLFGVLHAHALQAAWRQLRACLQAFARVGFLRALDAWCLQDRSHLLLIYFTPLALLSAFSHQEARFLIPLLVPLVLLCSPQTQPAPCKGTLALFNALGALFFGCLHQGGLVPGLGHLERVVHAPVLPHVSTRYTLLFTHTYMPPRHLLHLPGLGSPVEVVDMAGSEDWLLCQALNNFTRQPACQVAGGPWLCRLFVVTPGTTRPAVKKCSFPLKSEALIFPHLTLEDPPALSSLLSGAWREHLSLHILELGEQPDNMTADPLPGTQP comes from the exons ATGCAGATCTGTGGGACCAGAATAGCCTCTGTAGCAGCTGAAGTCATTCTAGGCTCTGGCCCGGTGTCTTGGCAGCAATTTGATATGAAGTTGGCAGCCAGGATGCTGTGGGGCAGCCTCAGCCTGCTCCGCCTGGTGTGGTGTCTCCTTCCACAGACAGGCTACGTGCACCCAGATGAGTTCTTCCAGTCTCCTGAGGTCATGGCAG AGGATGTCCTGGGCATAGAGGCTGCACGGCCCTGGGAGTTTCAGCCCAGCAGCCCCTGCCGCACAGTTGTCTTCCCACTGCTGACCTCTGGCTGTGCCTTCTGGCTGCTCAGGCTCTGGGAAGAGTGGGGGCCGTGGCCTGGCCCAGTGAGTGGCTATGTGCTGCTGGTGGGGCCCCGGCTCCTCCTCACCACCCTCTCCTTTGCCCTGGACGTGGCCGTGTACCACCTGGCCCCACGCTGGGGGGCGGAGCGCTGGAGCGCCCTGGTCCTGCTATCTGGTTCCTACGTCACCCTGGTCTTTTACACAAGGACCTTCTCCAATGCCATCGAGGGACTGCTTTTTGCGTGGCTGCTGGTGCTGGTATCCCCCCGTGTAGCCTGGAGCCCCACACCTGAGAAGCCTGCTCCAGGCCCGTGGTGGCGCAGCTGGCTTCTTGGGGGCATCGTGGCTGCTGGCTTCTTCAACCGGCCCACCTTTCTGGCCTTTGCTCTGGTCCCCCTCTTCCTCTGGGGTACTTACGGACCCACAAACCCCAGCTTCAGGTCGCTGACCAAGGAAGCCCTGGTGCTGCTCCCAGGGGCGGCCCTCACGGCAGCAGTGTTTGTGGCTGTGGACAGCTGGTATTTCTCCAGTCCATCGAGACCCAGAACCCTGGTCCTTACACCTGCCAACTTCCTGCGTTACAACCTGGACCCTGCAAACCTGGCGAGGCATGGCACACACATGCAGCTCACTCACCTGGCAGTCAACGGCTTCCTGCTCTTTGGGGTGCTGCACGCCCATGCCCTGCAGGCTGCGTGGCGACAGCTGCGAGCCTGCCTCCAGGCCTTCGCAAGGGTGGGCTTCCTAAGAGCACTGGATGCCTGGTGCCTGCAGGACAGGTCTCACCTCCTGCTCATCTACTTCAcacccctggccctgctgtcTGCCTTTAGCCACCAGGAGGCTCGGTTCCTGATTCCCCTCCTGGTCCCCCTGGTCCTGCTTTGTAGTCCACAGACCCAGCCTGCACCCTGCAAGGGCACCCTCGCTCTCTTCAATGCCCTAGGGGCCCTCTTCTTCGGCTGCCTGCACCAGGGCGGCCTCGTGCCTGGCCTGGGGCACCTGGAGCGGGTGGTTCATGCCCCTGTGCTCCCGCATGTGTCCACCCGCTACACACTCCTCTTCACCCACACCTACATGCCCCCCCGgcacctcctccacctccctgggctggggtcaCCAGTGGAGGTGGTGGACATGGCTGGCAGTGAGGACTGGCTCCTGTGTCAAGCCCTGAACAACTTCACCAGACAACCAGCCTGCCAGGTGGCGGGTGGGCCATGGCTCTGCCGCCTTTTTGTGGTGACCCCTGGCACCACCAGGCCTGCGGTGAAGAAGTGCAGCTTCCCCCTCAAGAGTGAGGCGCTCATCTTTCCCCACTTGACCCTGGAAGACCCACCAGCCCTGTCCTCCCTGCTGAGTGGGGCTTGGAGGGAACATCTGAGCCTTCACATCCTGGAGCTCGGGGAGCAGCCTGACAATATGACAGCAGATCCACTGCCTGGGACTCAGCCATAG
- the NCBP2AS2 gene encoding protein NCBP2AS2 gives MVLRRLLAALLHSPQLVERLSESRPIRRAAQLTAFALLQVQLRGQDAARRIRALAAGPAGSLGRRAARFKDTFTQELRRGLRERPRPPPGSQKGPGANP, from the coding sequence ATGGTTCTACGGCGGCTGCTGGCGGCCCTGCTGCACAGCCCTCAGCTGGTGGAGCGTCTCTCCGAATCGCGGCCTATCCGGCGTGCGGCGCAGCTCACCGCCTTCGCACTGCTGCAGGTCCAGCTGCGTGGCCAGGACGCGGCCCGACGCATTCGCGCCCTCGCGGCTGGGCCCGCGGGTTCCCTGGGTCGCCGCGCTGCGCGCTTCAAAGACACCTTCACTCAGGAGCTACGCCGCGGCCTCCGGGAACGCCCGCGGCCACCACCAGGTAGTCAGAAGGGCCCAGGAGCAAACCCCTAA